The genome window CTGTCACCACACacacactgatttatttttttttaaccaaaaataaaagctttttatgAGGAGTGTCCttaatgcaaaaataatgaGTGGGGGAAAGCAACAGCTGGGCAAAGGCTTCCCAAAATTCAATGGTTCCACTGGACTGGCTACTGGGTATGACTTCAAGAATAGATTGAAAAGGCAAAACGAAATCAGGGACACGGAATGGGCGTCTCTTCCCACAGTGGCAACTGCAAGGCTTCTGAGAGGCCTTAATGTTGAGTAGAGATTGTGCTGTGAAGCACTTGTTTGTGTGTCACCTTCCTCTACTTCCAGcttcatggaggaaaaaaaaaaagcagcaattttTTTATCAGCAAAGCACAACTGCTTcaaaacaacagagaaacagTCCACGAGGGATTTGACAGAGTCTCCCTTGAAGTGCTGACAGTGTGCTTGGTtcctaaaagaaaacacagctcccagcacctcAGACTCTAATCTATATTGTATAGACTGACTTACTTTTATTAGAACTTCAAAGTAACCTTCTGCATTCCCTGGGCTAATGGGAGTGTAGGCTCGCTGGACCTCCAAACCGTTCACCACtcctctgagaaaagaaatataggAAACCACTGTAACTTGTGTCATTGACAGATATTACCAacacttctgctttctctctctggGGAGATCAGGCAACGCCAAGGGAGGCAGCAGAACCCCTTCTCAGTGGCTCAGCCTGTGCACAGATGCAAAATGCTCCCCTGTGAGAGGTAAAAATCCACGGGGGACACAGCTTATGATGCATctattgttttcctgctggTGGCCCCAGCTGTATCCCACATTCAGCTCTTGCATGCACTCCTGGAAGGAGGCTTGGGAAAGAGTGacagaggggagaaaaaatagTCTCTTGTGTGCTACTCCTTTTGTTCTGGGATGTacctttatttttgtgtttggaCAGCATCTGACAATTAAATAATGAAAGTTGGGGCACAGCCTTAAGTGTGTTAAAACTCTTGTCTATATTCGCTGTATTTTCCTGCAAGCCTTCTCTTTCCATTGAATATATCCACACCGCTTTTCACTACTGACTACAGTAACTGACTCAAGTGGCCaaagcttttcctctgctgcactGCACGAGAGGGCTGAAGGGAAAGCAGCCAGCCAGCTGTGTACATCAGCTGTTAACACACGAGTAACGTCAACAGATACAGATCAATGGCATCGTAACATGACTTCTGCTTTCTGGCAATGATCACCACAGATGGCAGGGAGAGAAACTTTTCCCAGGTGGCCCCTTTCTGGTGAGCCATTAACTGCACAGGAGGGTTGTTTTCCTGGAAATCAGTTAGAAAATGCCCAGACAACATAAGTAACACCATGTATGCTGAGTTACTCCAAGATACAGAGTCTAAAATACCCAACTTCGAATTGAGCACAGCTCATTGTCCTCCCTGCAACACACAGCAATAAGCCATCTATTGTAACACCTATTCTTTGActctttctttctgcaatttattattatttttaaaatcagaccCAGTTCTTTCTGACCCACCAACACAAGGATAATGccgaagaaaagaaaaaaaaaaacagagctttgCAATGACTTTTGCCATAAAATTAGCAGAGCTAACGAGCTCACAGGGCCTTTCATCTGTATTATTGCACACCTATGGAATTATGATTTGCCTGGCGTGAAGGCTTTGTCTATGGACAAAAAGCTATGACGGGGTTACATAATGCGGGCTGTTTAAGCAGCACAGAGAACAATACCTTAACACGATGTGCTGTCCCAAACCCAATCGCAGGCTGCCATTCCCTGGTAATTCAAACCTGTACTGGTAGGTGTCCTCTGTTAGCTGCTGCACCGAGCTTATGCTGAATGCAGTAAATGCATCCGGATTGAGCTCTGAATTACTACTCTGCAAGAACAACAATAAATAATTACTCGGTCAGACGGCCGCCtttgttatttcatttctctctggAAGCCAATTTAGAGCTGAGGACTTCAGCTCCATAAGCGCAGGCACGGAACGCGAGGCCGGCGCGGACGTCAGCTCTCGGTTACACGGCACGGCTCCGGCCCCACCACACCTCCGTTACACGGCACGGTTCGCAGCGCTGCCTGCGGGCGCAACGAAGCCGCGCTGACCTCCCCCTGTTTCTCCACGAGGAGGTTTTTGTCTCGCGCTGCTCTGGCCCGCTCCCATCGCTCCAGTTCCTTCTGGTACACGTCGTAGACGCACGGCTCGCAGCCGCCGNNNNNNNNNNNNNNNNNNNNNNNNNNNNNNNNNNNNNNNNNNNNNNNNNNNNNNNNNNNNNNNNNNNNNNNNNNNNNNNNNNNNNNNNNNNNNNNNNNNNGGCGGCCGGGCCCCGCACCTGCTCGCACTCGGGGCTCCCGGGATCGCCGCGAGGCCTTTCCCGAGCCTCCCCGGCAGCGCTTTGCCCACCTCCGGCTTCTTTTTTGCAGAACGGGACGAGGGGAATGTCTTACTGGCTCCGCTCGGAAAGCCACGCGGATGCCGGGCCGATCTACGTGCGTGAACGTGGGCAGCTGCACGTGGTGAGCCCGGCTGCGGGCGGCGTCCAGAACGCGCGGCCTCTCAGGCTGTTTTCCGGAGGCTTCTCTGTGGAGCTCTGTCTGAACGGGGAGGACGACAGGGCGAGGAGGCCGAGGACCGATCACTTCATCTTCACGTACACCAAGGAGGGCAACCTCCGCTACTCGGCCAAGTCCCTCTTCAGCCTGGTGCTGGGCTACATCTCCGACAACGTTGACCACATCGACTCGCTGGTCGGTTTCCCAGAGCAGATTGCTGAAAAGCTCTTTTCAGCCGCAGAAGCGAGGCAGAAGTTCACAGAACCCGTTACGGGACTGCGGGCTCTGCAGAAGTTTACTGAAGCGTACGGCAGCTTGGTGCTGTGCTCCCTGTGTTTGCGGAACAGGTAGGTGCGTTCGGTGACACATCAGCATCTGCTGAGCTTTTTGCTGGCGTGATTCAAGttctcttattttctctcaACCACAACTTTTAATCTCCAGGGCCGTATGGTACCACCTAATTTTGAGCCTTGCTTTGTCTAACACTGCTTGCTTCCTTTTGTACCATTCCTTTCAAGTGCCTCCTTAGATATTTCACGGGATGTTTCTGTAGCTGCTGCTTATAAGCATTTCATACTTATGTGACTGCACACACCTTTGCAGACCATCTGGGTTTATtcacacaaaatcacagaatggccagggatggaagggacctcaagcatCATGAATTTCCAACCACCCCGCCAcatacagggccaccaacctccccatttaatactagtccagactgcccagggccccatccaacctggccttgaacacccccagggacggggcatccacaacctctctgggcagctgttccagcacctcaccactctctctgtaaagaacttccccctgacatccaacttaaatcgTTCCTCTCTcaactcaaaaccatttccccttgtcctgctgttatctacccttttaaagagttgattcccctcctgtttatagctccctttaggtactgaaaggctgcaatgaggtcaccccgcagccgccttttctccaggctgaacaagcccaactccttcagcctgtcttcgtagtggaggtgctccagtcccctgatcacccttgtggccctcctctggaccctctccaatcctgtttcattttctagttcatttcattttcagcagaaGACACAATTTTGTAGGTGAGGTACAGCTCACAGACTACTACAAAGTCAGGCAGGTTTTACCTTAGTGATGATTGTGGTTCCTGTCCCCATACTGAACATACGTTAATGCTGTTCTGATTAGAATACAGCTCCATTTTTTCCACCTTGTCTATGTCCCCAGTTTCTTTTACTACTAGAATGTCTCAAAAAGCTTAAAACTGGACATGCTTTTAAAGCTTTGCTCCTACTGAAGTCTTGGATAAAGATATAATGAGTCTGCCTTCCAtctatacattttaaaaaagggtGCTTTATTCAGTTTAAAATCAAAGGACAGGCACATTTATTGAAGTGCCAAGGGTGCTTTAAGCACAGCAGGAATGTTTGAGCAGAGGTCAATTACCTTGTTTTATCCCTTCAATGTACTCCCTCTTTATTTTTAGTACAGGTACTTTTTATGAGCTTCATTCAGAAATGGAATCACCTCTGGCATATTTTACCATTACAAAAAGCTCAGTTAAATATAAAATCCTCGAAATCCAGGAAGTAAGACACTTTTTTATGAGTTATTTCTAAGAGCCCACTCGTAGTAAGCCCTCTGAGCTTGTATTACCTATCAAGAACTGTCTTGCATTCTAACTGCACGTACTGCCTCCCACCTAGCTGAGTTGTGTGGCAAAGGGATTTGATGGAGTGCTTTAACATGGATACTAGCACAGAGAAAATGCTCTTACTTGCGTGGGCAAAAAGGTTTCAGGGATCATAGTTAGCACCCCTAATTTCACCACTCAAAATGTTATCCTCAGGGATTGCCTTGACATGGGGGCTATGAGGTAAATACAGGAGATATTAGTGAACTGAGGGATTATTTTGCCATAAATGCAGGAGAGATGGGGTAACTCATATTACTGTGTATTTGTGCATGCCATTCTTCAGTGCATTCCCATCTCTAAATCTCCTGCTGAATAGTTCCGGCACAGATGCTTGCGCGGCTGCAGAGTGAATCAGATCAGGGAACCAAcacagctaaaaaaaataacccacTGTGTAACTGCTGCGTGGGGTGTAGCCACAACTGGTTGGAGGCAGCCCTGTGGGTGTCACGATTGAGTCCAGCTAGTGAACTGCTCTACTTCTCTAGTGAAGTACTTCATGTATGAAGaaagtaacatttttatcaCTTGGCAAGCCATTCTGATGCATCTGGAACAGATTTTATACCTGTTGGTTTGTCTACACACTTTCTGGATGCTAAGGAAGAGCAGTTTGTGAAGTTGATTTAAGGTAATCTATATTATCCTGAAATTATATGGTAAAGATCTGTGAATAAGCCCCTAATAATGATGCTTACAAGTTGAAGTCTTAATCGTTAGTCTGGTACTTTGTCAAAGAAAGTGTGGTATTAGTTGAAGGAGAAGGCTGGGAGCTCAAGTGTGTTGTAAGCAGAATGCAGTGTTCAAAAGGTAGCTATAACAGCTGACTAATTTCTGTCAACTTCTACACAGATGTGTGAGAAATAACTGCATTATGCTTGCATTTGAGAACACAGGACTCTTGATATGTTCCTCAGCAGTGATAGCTTTTTTGTTCCTTGCAGATACCTGGTTATCTCTGAAAAGCTAGAAGAAATCAAGTCTTTCCGGGAGCTGACGTGTTTGGATCTTTCCTGTTGTAAACTTGGAGATGAACATGAACTTTTGGAACACCTCACTAAAGAGGCTCTGTCGAGGTACTAATTGCTTGACATGTATCAAGAAACGACATTTGCTTTTGCTACTACTAAACAGTTCAAAGAATCGGGCTGTGACTCTAAAGGAAAATTTCAGAGGCAGCAGTGTTTAAGTCTGAGATTTGGGTTGTTGATAAAACCTGCACCTGAGGtaaacaaaatgcagaatttaCTGTACACAAAGCACATGATCCAAAGGACACGCTGAATCTCAAAGGTCCTGTCAGTGTGCAAGTTAACTTACTGCTCGTGTTTAAATCAACTTCTTGTAGTTTTCAGTTGTCAGCTAAAATAAATGTACCTTGAGCCTTTGGAACAGCTTCACACagttatttccttctttaagGGAGAACTTTTATCAGCCAAATTTTTAACCAGTGAGCCAGATGGAGATTTCTGTAAGCACTAAGCCTAATATTTCATTAATTGACAGTTTAGTATCAAACAGTAttgcaaaatttattttctaaagattAGAAAGTAAAAGACTTGGGAAATCAGAAGGCAGAAAAGCCACTGATTAAGGATATTGTATTAGTGTAAAAACTTCATTGTATTTAGAGGCAAGATTTTGTCTTGAAGTGCTCTGAAGAATGTTCTAAGGCTGTGCTTTTCCCTGAGTTGATCTGTGGTAATACCATATTGTTCACCTAAACATCATGACTATCTCCCTTAACAAATCTGTCCTCTCCCATTTCACcaagcatttttctcttcacagtcTCGAGTGGAGATTGACAGTCCCAATTTAAATAACTCCAATTAATAACCAGCCTTCTTGTCTCCAGTAGTAAATACTCGTGCTGTAGGGCTGGCTTGTTGTTGGAGCTCTGGGAATAGCTGGTCAAGTGAGTGCTTCTATTGAGCTAGCAGAAGGAATATGGCAATATATGTTTCCCCCAACGCAAGCttcttttttactgttttaattatttattttttttatcatctgCTGAAGTGCTTTCCACATAGACTTTAAGACAATTTGTGAAACTGTCTAAACAACATGACTATAAACTATATTCATTGTATTTCTCCTCTCAGTGTGAAACAACTCCTCCTGAAAGACAACGCTCTGTCAGACGCGGGCCTTCGCAGAATGACAGCACCAGTACGAGTACTGAAAAAGGGACTTCAGAATCTTCTGGTGTTAGACTTGTCTTGTAAGTCCTTTGTGGTATTGTATTAGTAGCAAAATGTGTCCTGTTTGGTGAATAATTTCTACTTAGTGTTGATGGAATACATATAATCTAGCAATTCCCACAGGCCAAGTACCCAACCCCAGGTTTCAGCAATAACATTCCACCAGGCAGAGGTCATACCTCTAAGTCCAGCCACTTGCCACTTAACATAAATGTCTTTAAGCATGTGAAGTAGTATTGTAAAACCTGTCTTTTgattattaaaggaaaaataccaGATTTTCCAAACATCAAGCatacaacaagaaaaaaaggccaACAATGTTCAAATATTAGCTTTTGAACAAATAGTTTCTTGGTGTTCTGACCATAACTCTCCACATACTGCAGCTTAACTAACTAACCTTACAGGTAACCCTAGAATCACAGATGTGGGAATTGGATACCTTCTTTGTTTCAAGAAGTTGAACTGTTTGGACATTTCTGGGACAGGCCTCAAGGTGAGAGAGCTTAATTTATTGGACAAGTGCAATGAAATGCTCCCCCCTCTGACTGCTTTATTTCCCTATTCACTAGGATGTGAATGCTGTTGTTAAGCGGATCCAAACGCAGATAGGCTTAGTTCAATCAAAAGTGCCTCTGAAAGAATTTGATCATAGtaactgcaaaacagagggatgGGCAGAACAGGTATGGAGCTTTAAATCTATCTTACCTTATGGAAATTGTCCTAATTTAATACCTGTGGGATATTAAATCACTGAATAGAATATTGTAAGGGACAGGGTAGTTCTTGGTGATATTTCTATAAACATTACAGTGTCTCCTTCAAATCTTATTTCAGACAGTTCTGCAGTGGGAACAGGCAGTTATGGAGGCCACGAAGCCACAAGAAGATTTGAAGTCCAGAACAGCAGCTCAGCGCTTCTGTACGTAACTGCATAGAAACCACATCATTTAATCGTTGCCTATGAGCAGTCAGTATTCCAGGTTGGCTTAGCCAGAATAATTTGCAACATAAGTGTGTATTTTACAACATAATGGTAATTTTCCCTAAATCTAAACTCTTATTTTCCCCCTTTCTAGATGGCAAGACACACAGAATAGAGGAAGTGGTCAAATGTAAATTGgtggaagcagaaataaaagtatCTGGAAACTTACAGTTTTATAAGGAAGACGTTCAAAATTGCCGTTTACCTTTGAAAAAGGATGTTGCAGGCAGCCATGAAttaaagaacaataaaaagagAGCTTTGGCAgaacaagagagagaaaggacTTCTAAACAGAAGCATCTGTGCCTCACTGTGGAAGACTGGGATTTGTTAAATACCTACTGAGTCAGAAAGAAGAGggtcttttgtttgttgttttcttgttgatGACAGAGTTTAGATGCATCCAAAGGCAGTAACAAAGGAGAGCAGTATTGTTACATCTGGTTGTTGTGATAGGCTTGTGGGTTAACCTATGCTTGGGGAGGGAGGGGCAGGGTCAATGAAGAGAATGGTGATTCTACTGTATATTTTcaatacataatttttttcaaataaagtttTTAGTGTCATCCTTAACTCATTTTTGTGACATAGATGTTCACAAAATGCTGGTCCAATTCCTTCACCCCTCTTGTCACCTTAGGGGCAGAAGACTAATCAACCTAGCTGAAATAAAGGTGCACTATGCATGTTAAGTGCAGTGGGCCTTTAATAGTGCTAGTAGTACAGAAAGCTCAGCCTGTAAGCATGAAGCTGTGCTTGACAGCTCTGACAAAGGGAGGAAGCAAACAGGATAAGCACAGGCCCCAGGGGAgggagcaaagcagagagaCAGTAACCCCCCTTGGTTATGTAGTTACTGCAGAAATCCAAACAGAAGTCCCCTGTATCCCTCCTTTTAATCCAAGAAACGAATGCTGAAGTGGGTTACGATAGAGATTAAACTCTACAGTTGTAATATAGCATACCTTTTATTATAAGCTAATTCCACATGCATTTTATGCTTTAAAACCTACTCTCAGTATACGTGCCTATAATATACTGTCTATATTTGACCATCTAAAACATCCAGAAATGCCTACAAAGAACAGATGCTCAGAATCATTTTGCATTAGTCTGTGCAAAGCCAGGAGTAGAGCTGTAACACTACAGGTTTGTCACAGAAACACACAGGAGTCAAATCAAAACCGACTAAGGTACACAGTGGCTGTGAACTGGCCTGAGAGCTTCCTTGTGTCCTTTAAGGCTGAGAACTTAAATAGGTTTCCTCTACTGGTGCTTATTTAGAGGATCTCTTACACAGCATTTATCAGAGCACAGTGACAACAAAAGCAGCGCATCCTTGGAAATGGCAAAGATGCCAAGAAAGGGAACGTTGCCTCTAGAATGCATAGAGATGAGAGAAGagcctttctctttctctctttgctcCTTTACTGCTGAAGTTTCTTCAAAAAAGAactacaaacaaacaagcatacTTGCATTCAAGCCCTACATTTTTTCCCAGAAACTCAAAACTATTTATAGCGTCCACTGAAGACATCAGCCCTCTTCTGAGgcaaaaaacagcacaaacagTGACTTCTAACAGCTTGACAGGCTGTGACGCTCAGgcccagtgctgctcctgcagctgcagtttGGTGCATCAGCCAGCACggattgcttttgctttgctagACCTTCCACAATTACCATCTGCTAATGTGACCATGAAGAGATGTGCACCTCACAGAACTGTGTGCACCGCTTCACCTCAGTCaagcagctgggagctggggctcTGACACGCCAAATAGGCATGTTGTGATTTGGCACGGAGGGTCTGTCAGGTCACAGGAGCATCCGTAAAACAATACAGTAACCTCACTTTTCCAAAGAGGTGTTCTAAAGCACTGTGCTTATGTTCTCCATCCCTTTCCTTAGCTCTTCATGCTGACTGGCAGACTTCCCCTTTTCAACACACCCTTGTGCACATTTTATCCAAGGATGACTCAAGCACGCTTACTGCTCTGTCCTCAACCCCTTGATCTCACTTTAGAGCTGCAAGGCACAGGTCCACCACCGAGGAGGGGAGCTGCTGCACCAACTGACAAACACGGACTGGGGAATCCAGCAGCGCCACGTGGGCCAGCCTGACCAGCGTCCTCCTCCCAACCACAGTGACTACAAGATGCCAGGATTTACCAACCCCAAATCAGCCTCGTTGCAATGTTAGATGCCAGTGATTTTTCTAGCAAAAATGTGCAGCTCTATCTCATGTTTTGACAGGGTGGTAGCCTGAATGTGAGAAACATTTACCTAAGATACTTCCAACCACTCTttgagctgcagcactgagcacattGCAGTGATGTTGTACCAACACAGAGAAAGCAAGCCACCCGTCCTACGTGGCATGGAAACGGACAGGTTATTAAACATGGCTCTAAACATCTCCATAGTACCATTGTGCTGAGTTTTGCCGTTTCATTCTAGGTAAAAGCATGAGTCAGAACACAGCACAGCTATTTTTAAAGGATCTTTCAGAGCTATGGCTGTATCCCAGCTATAAATTATAACAAACATTCACCATTTATACAAGTCATGGAGAGATGCCGAGTTACAGATCACAGGACAGAGAAGAAACGAGTGAACTgggatttatttttgaagatctGTGACCTGGCATTGCTGCAGGAAGAATAGTGCCTAGTGGTTCTTTTGGGCCTGGAACACTAAATCTGGGATTGATGTTTCAGACACAGACAAggttttcaaaagaagaaagaccACAGCTTTCTTACATTTCAATGGCACATCTGTACTGTATCTCGTGTGTGCTGTGAAGGCAGCTGGCTGGTCCTGCGGCACTGGCAGAGGAGCAAACTGAGCAgatcccatctcatcccatggcctggcagcagctccaagGATGCAACagactttgtttctttttcactttctaaCTGCACTATAACACATCTCAGTCCAACAGCTGCTCGTTAAGCACCAAGCTGCCACTCTGCACCCTCAAAGCCCCAAGAGGTGCTCAGGAGAACCCACGGAGGTGTCCCACAGCTGatgcccagcctgcagcaccgggatgccagcagcacagcacccatCTCTGCTGCAGACCTTTTGCAGCTGCTCACCTGGGCCTGCTTGTGCCAGAGCTTCCAGGGTGGTGGCACAGCAGGAAGTGACAGTGCAGGAAGCACCTCCCCATGTCTAACGCTTCTTGGTGCCCAGACCTCACGGCCTGCAGAGGTACTCGTCTGACCAGctcacacagtgctgc of Meleagris gallopavo isolate NT-WF06-2002-E0010 breed Aviagen turkey brand Nicholas breeding stock chromosome 10, Turkey_5.1, whole genome shotgun sequence contains these proteins:
- the LRRC42 gene encoding leucine-rich repeat-containing protein 42 gives rise to the protein MSYWLRSESHADAGPIYVRERGQLHVVSPAAGGVQNARPLRLFSGGFSVELCLNGEDDRARRPRTDHFIFTYTKEGNLRYSAKSLFSLVLGYISDNVDHIDSLVGFPEQIAEKLFSAAEARQKFTEPVTGLRALQKFTEAYGSLVLCSLCLRNRYLVISEKLEEIKSFRELTCLDLSCCKLGDEHELLEHLTKEALSSVKQLLLKDNALSDAGLRRMTAPVRVLKKGLQNLLVLDLSCNPRITDVGIGYLLCFKKLNCLDISGTGLKDVNAVVKRIQTQIGLVQSKVPLKEFDHSNCKTEGWAEQTVLQWEQAVMEATKPQEDLKSRTAAQRFYGKTHRIEEVVKCKLVEAEIKVSGNLQFYKEDVQNCRLPLKKDVAGSHELKNNKKRALAEQERERTSKQKHLCLTVEDWDLLNTY